Proteins encoded in a region of the uncultured Paludibaculum sp. genome:
- a CDS encoding DUF6265 family protein: MRMFLLLLTPALLYAGDANQLDWMAGCWTAQSGPVRVDEQWSLPVGGMMLGLSRTVKQGQTVFHEFMRIETKAGAVTYTPRIGSAQTPVAFTLIKQSADEVVFENVTHDFPQRILYRRTADGLFARIEGSRNGKEQAVDFPMQRARCEAR, encoded by the coding sequence ATGCGAATGTTCCTGCTGCTGTTAACGCCCGCCCTGCTCTACGCCGGCGACGCCAATCAACTCGACTGGATGGCCGGCTGCTGGACCGCCCAGAGCGGCCCCGTGCGTGTCGACGAACAGTGGAGTCTGCCTGTGGGCGGCATGATGCTGGGTCTTTCCAGAACCGTGAAGCAGGGACAAACCGTGTTCCACGAGTTCATGCGGATCGAAACCAAAGCGGGCGCCGTCACCTACACGCCACGCATCGGCTCTGCCCAGACCCCGGTGGCATTCACACTGATCAAACAATCCGCGGATGAGGTGGTGTTCGAGAACGTCACCCACGATTTCCCACAGCGGATCCTCTACCGCCGGACCGCCGATGGCCTGTTCGCCCGGATTGAAGGATCCAGGAACGGCAAGGAACAAGCCGTGGACTTCCCCATGCAGCGCGCGCGCTGCGAAGCCCGCTAA
- a CDS encoding hemolysin family protein, producing the protein MIFLVAFILSCLLCLVSFVQVLYLESLRLRTREFESLGYFKETLQDKLGYETEQGAFVFSLIKHSLLVLSGSVFVAAAATRGEGWKGLLEGFILGWLVMMVASYLIPQALYRRSSGHWALPLVPLLHFLALLFKPLTAFLGFLQSLFELAESDSHEDKQDPSEEIEALITAGEEEGIIEKEDSRLIQNVVAFGDKKVREVMTPRREIVGIDVGETLTALRKLLKEQQFSRIPVYEGDIDHMVGFIHARDLYELDDEQRKTRTLRELARPILPVPEMKPVPKLLREMQERGIHIVYVVDEYGRVAGLATMEDLVEEVFGEIRDEHEPQHDVEKGTDGSITVSGSFDVDHLHEYFGYRPGEDIQSTTVGGLASEWYGAVPSVGTIVEQDGLIFEILAADDFRVDRVRIRASEPAADPEVETA; encoded by the coding sequence GTGATTTTCCTGGTGGCGTTCATCCTGTCTTGCTTGCTTTGCCTGGTGAGCTTTGTGCAGGTTCTCTACCTGGAGTCGTTGCGCCTGCGTACACGCGAGTTCGAGTCGCTGGGTTATTTCAAGGAGACGTTGCAGGACAAGCTGGGCTACGAGACGGAACAGGGCGCGTTCGTCTTTTCGCTGATCAAGCACAGCCTCCTCGTACTCTCCGGATCGGTATTCGTGGCGGCGGCCGCCACGCGCGGCGAGGGCTGGAAGGGGTTACTGGAGGGCTTCATTCTCGGCTGGCTGGTGATGATGGTAGCCAGCTACCTGATCCCGCAGGCTTTGTACCGTCGTTCGTCGGGTCATTGGGCACTGCCTTTGGTGCCGCTGCTGCACTTCCTGGCTTTGCTGTTCAAGCCCCTTACGGCCTTTCTGGGCTTCCTGCAGTCGCTGTTTGAGCTGGCCGAGTCCGACTCGCATGAGGACAAGCAGGATCCGTCCGAAGAGATTGAAGCCCTGATCACTGCCGGCGAGGAAGAAGGCATCATCGAGAAGGAAGACTCGCGGCTGATCCAGAATGTCGTGGCCTTTGGCGACAAAAAGGTGCGGGAGGTGATGACCCCGCGGCGCGAGATTGTAGGTATCGACGTGGGTGAGACCTTGACGGCACTACGGAAGCTCCTGAAGGAACAGCAGTTCTCCCGGATTCCGGTGTACGAGGGCGACATCGATCACATGGTCGGGTTCATCCACGCGCGCGATCTGTATGAGCTGGACGACGAACAGCGCAAAACCAGGACGCTGCGGGAGTTGGCACGGCCCATCCTGCCCGTGCCCGAGATGAAACCAGTGCCCAAACTGCTGCGCGAGATGCAGGAGCGCGGTATTCACATCGTCTACGTCGTGGACGAGTATGGGCGCGTGGCCGGACTGGCCACCATGGAAGACCTGGTGGAAGAGGTCTTTGGCGAGATTCGTGATGAACACGAACCGCAGCACGATGTCGAAAAGGGAACCGACGGGTCCATCACGGTTTCCGGTTCGTTTGACGTCGACCACCTACACGAGTACTTCGGCTACCGCCCGGGCGAGGACATCCAGTCGACCACGGTTGGCGGGCTGGCCAGCGAGTGGTACGGAGCGGTGCCATCCGTGGGCACTATAGTGGAACAGGACGGCTTGATCTTTGAGATTCTGGCTGCCGACGACTTTCGCGTCGATCGTGTCAGGATCCGCGCCAGTGAACCGGCGGCCGACCCGGAAGTGGAAACCGCATAA
- the era gene encoding GTPase Era, whose protein sequence is MSKNRSKSKPKHRSGFVSILGRPNAGKSTLLNALLGTKLSIVADKPQTTRTTVQGVLTLPEAQIVFVDTPGIHDADTVFNRRMMQSISEALEERDLLLYLIDSTRHPGAEDEKSLELIKDTATKVFAVFNKIDLIEKKNDLLPVIEQYSKWREFTEYFPISAETGEGLEALKKAILEQMPSGPAYYPEDYITDQPERFMAAEIVREKILLTTRQEVPHSVAVVVDEWKEEGRLTRISATIHVERPGQKAIILGARGALMKEIGTEARLEIEKLLERKVFLSLFVKVSPKWRENETFLKELDWRAMIGGEAAGAPESEDNVGE, encoded by the coding sequence ATGAGCAAGAACAGAAGTAAGAGCAAACCCAAACACCGCTCGGGCTTTGTGTCGATCCTGGGCCGGCCCAACGCTGGCAAGTCGACGCTGCTGAATGCCCTGCTGGGCACGAAACTTTCGATTGTCGCGGACAAGCCGCAGACCACGCGGACGACGGTCCAGGGCGTTCTCACGCTGCCCGAGGCGCAGATCGTCTTCGTCGACACGCCAGGCATTCACGATGCCGATACGGTCTTCAACCGCCGCATGATGCAGTCGATCAGCGAGGCGCTGGAGGAACGCGACCTGCTGCTATATCTCATCGACAGCACGCGGCATCCGGGCGCCGAGGACGAGAAGTCGCTGGAGTTGATCAAGGACACGGCAACGAAGGTCTTCGCGGTCTTCAACAAGATCGACCTCATCGAGAAGAAGAACGACCTGCTGCCGGTAATCGAGCAGTACAGCAAGTGGCGCGAGTTCACCGAGTACTTCCCCATCTCGGCCGAGACGGGCGAGGGTCTGGAGGCCCTGAAGAAAGCGATTCTGGAGCAGATGCCCAGCGGCCCGGCCTACTATCCGGAAGACTACATCACGGATCAACCGGAGCGCTTCATGGCCGCCGAGATCGTGCGGGAGAAGATCCTACTGACCACACGGCAGGAGGTGCCTCACTCGGTGGCCGTGGTGGTTGACGAGTGGAAGGAAGAGGGCCGGTTGACCCGCATCTCGGCCACCATTCACGTGGAGCGTCCCGGACAGAAGGCCATCATCCTGGGCGCGCGTGGTGCGCTGATGAAGGAGATCGGAACCGAAGCCAGGCTGGAGATCGAGAAACTACTCGAGCGCAAGGTGTTCCTCTCGTTGTTTGTGAAGGTGAGCCCGAAGTGGCGGGAAAACGAGACGTTTCTGAAAGAGCTCGACTGGCGCGCAATGATCGGAGGAGAGGCCGCCGGGGCGCCTGAATCAGAGGATAATGTAGGGGAGTAG
- the ybeY gene encoding rRNA maturation RNase YbeY, with product MSPDPLLIFETRARGLERRELQKFARVLLDEVAPGRSYCALITGDEELRRLNREFRASDYATDVLSFPSGSPVGPLGDIAISTERAQAQAAENGHSTPTEIQILLLHGLLHLLGHDHETDRGQMRRLEAKWRRHFELPTGLIERAGSRGTKP from the coding sequence ATGAGCCCAGACCCTTTACTGATCTTCGAGACGCGGGCACGCGGACTTGAGCGCCGTGAACTGCAGAAGTTTGCGCGAGTGCTGCTGGACGAAGTGGCGCCCGGGCGTTCGTATTGTGCATTGATCACGGGCGATGAGGAACTGCGGCGGTTGAACCGCGAGTTCCGCGCCAGCGACTACGCCACCGACGTCCTTTCCTTCCCCTCGGGCAGTCCGGTTGGACCGCTGGGCGACATCGCCATCTCGACCGAAAGGGCGCAGGCACAGGCGGCCGAGAACGGGCACAGCACGCCAACAGAGATCCAGATTCTGCTGCTGCACGGCCTGCTCCACCTACTGGGCCACGACCACGAGACCGATCGCGGGCAGATGCGCAGGCTGGAGGCGAAATGGCGCCGGCACTTCGAATTGCCAACAGGCCTGATTGAGCGCGCGGGCAGCCGGGGTACAAAGCCGTGA
- a CDS encoding DUF1501 domain-containing protein, whose protein sequence is MIRDENDFRALRDRRRFLREVGCGIGSMGLANLLAMEGLAASGPADNPLAPKLPPLPAKAKNVIFMFMEGAPSQMDLFDPKPGLQKISGQTLPESLTSQLRLAFIKKDAKVLASPRVFKPHGQSGIEFSDFVPNIASCADDICLVRSMYTDAFNHHPGQLLLFTGSIQIGRPTVGAWSLYGLGSESKNLPGFVVLTSGVGTSGGASNFSSGFLPSHYQGTLLRNSGDPVLYLSDPEGVSKATQRATLDAIRDLNQEHLGDTGDQEIASRIASYELGYRMQSAAPEMADLSQEPAHIREMYGIDDPKTKQFGTNCLMARRLVERGVRFVLMMHASWDQHTYLNRDLKKNCDIADKPTAALIKDLKQRGLLDSTLVVWGGEFGRTPMVEIRNTQDPENAGRDHHPLAYSMFLAGGGIKGGQVVGKTDDIGFNIVEDKVHVHDLQATILNRLGFDHTKLTYRHMGRDFRLTDVAGQVVNKMLA, encoded by the coding sequence ATGATTCGAGACGAAAACGATTTTCGAGCTTTACGAGACCGCCGCCGCTTCCTGCGCGAAGTGGGCTGCGGCATCGGCTCGATGGGGTTGGCGAACCTGCTGGCGATGGAGGGGCTGGCCGCCTCGGGTCCGGCCGACAATCCGCTGGCGCCCAAGCTGCCGCCGCTGCCCGCCAAAGCCAAGAACGTCATTTTCATGTTCATGGAAGGCGCACCCAGCCAGATGGATCTGTTCGATCCGAAACCGGGCCTGCAGAAAATCAGCGGACAAACCTTGCCGGAGTCGCTCACGTCGCAGCTCCGCCTGGCCTTCATCAAGAAAGATGCCAAGGTTCTGGCAAGCCCGCGCGTTTTCAAACCACACGGCCAGTCCGGTATCGAATTCTCCGACTTTGTCCCCAACATCGCCTCATGCGCGGACGACATCTGTCTGGTCCGGTCGATGTACACCGACGCCTTCAATCACCATCCGGGCCAGTTGCTGCTGTTCACGGGCTCCATTCAGATTGGCCGCCCGACGGTGGGCGCCTGGTCGCTTTACGGGCTTGGCAGCGAGTCGAAGAACCTGCCCGGCTTCGTCGTCCTGACGTCGGGCGTCGGCACCAGCGGCGGAGCTTCGAACTTCTCCAGTGGGTTTCTGCCTTCTCACTACCAAGGCACGCTGCTGCGCAATTCGGGCGACCCGGTGCTGTATCTGTCGGATCCCGAGGGTGTCTCCAAAGCCACTCAACGAGCTACCCTCGACGCCATCCGCGACCTCAATCAGGAACACCTCGGCGATACGGGCGATCAGGAGATTGCTTCTCGGATCGCGAGCTACGAACTTGGCTATCGTATGCAGAGCGCCGCGCCCGAGATGGCCGACCTCTCGCAAGAGCCCGCGCACATCCGGGAAATGTATGGGATCGACGATCCCAAGACCAAGCAGTTCGGCACCAACTGCCTGATGGCCCGCCGTCTGGTGGAGCGCGGGGTTCGTTTCGTGCTGATGATGCACGCCTCCTGGGATCAGCACACCTACCTGAACCGCGACCTCAAAAAGAACTGCGACATCGCCGACAAGCCAACCGCCGCCCTCATCAAGGACCTGAAACAGCGCGGTTTGCTCGATTCCACGCTAGTTGTGTGGGGCGGGGAATTCGGCCGCACGCCCATGGTTGAGATCCGCAATACCCAGGACCCGGAGAACGCCGGCCGCGACCACCATCCGCTGGCCTACTCGATGTTCCTGGCCGGAGGTGGCATCAAGGGTGGGCAGGTGGTCGGCAAGACCGACGATATTGGCTTCAACATCGTGGAGGACAAGGTCCACGTCCACGACTTGCAGGCGACCATCCTCAACCGCCTGGGCTTCGACCACACCAAGCTGACTTACCGCCACATGGGGCGCGACTTCCGGTTGACGGATGTGGCGGGGCAGGTTGTAAACAAAATGCTGGCGTAG
- a CDS encoding helix-turn-helix transcriptional regulator has protein sequence MRYEEHQPSPVLASAVDCYWTLDGLGAGPAQPVLPDGHGEVVFHLGEPPARILDDSRLARQARGLWIGQMQASVLLQPAHRLSAFGIRFRPQGAWMLTGWHQAESMGLILALDDVWGRTLGEQLGNARSTEERVRVADAFLGQRLRGRMSAAVEAALRQPQQRIEEIAAHAGCSRRQLERLFQEHVGLTPKRWSRIRRMQRSLQLRRQHPGWNWARVAVEAGYFDQAHMNSDYLTLAGAPPARLVESLPGMGEHLARPER, from the coding sequence ATGCGCTATGAGGAGCACCAGCCGTCCCCGGTCCTGGCCTCCGCCGTGGATTGCTACTGGACGCTGGATGGGCTCGGAGCCGGGCCCGCGCAACCGGTGCTGCCCGACGGTCACGGGGAAGTCGTTTTCCATCTGGGTGAGCCTCCGGCGCGGATCCTGGACGACAGCCGGCTGGCCCGGCAGGCGCGTGGACTGTGGATCGGACAGATGCAGGCCAGCGTCCTGTTGCAGCCCGCCCACCGGCTCTCGGCCTTCGGAATTCGATTTCGCCCACAGGGCGCCTGGATGCTGACGGGATGGCACCAGGCCGAAAGCATGGGACTGATCCTGGCACTGGATGACGTGTGGGGCCGCACGCTGGGCGAGCAACTCGGCAACGCGCGCTCCACGGAAGAACGGGTGCGGGTGGCGGATGCCTTTCTGGGTCAAAGGCTGCGTGGCAGGATGTCCGCAGCCGTGGAAGCGGCCCTCCGTCAGCCGCAACAACGCATTGAGGAGATCGCAGCACACGCAGGTTGCAGCCGTAGGCAACTGGAGCGGCTGTTCCAGGAACATGTGGGCCTTACACCCAAGCGTTGGTCCCGGATCCGCCGGATGCAGCGCAGCCTGCAGTTGCGGCGGCAGCATCCGGGGTGGAACTGGGCGCGCGTCGCCGTCGAAGCCGGTTACTTCGATCAGGCTCACATGAACAGTGATTACCTGACGCTGGCGGGCGCGCCGCCGGCCCGCCTGGTAGAGAGCCTCCCCGGTATGGGAGAACATCTGGCTCGGCCAGAACGGTAG
- the tsaA gene encoding tRNA (N6-threonylcarbamoyladenosine(37)-N6)-methyltransferase TrmO has protein sequence MSVEFAIRPVGYVRSEISDRKAMPTWGATAAVEILPEYADALLKIEKHSHLWIFGWLGQGRDERNVLQVIPRGVVDRSPSGLHGVFAVRSPARPNPIGLTAARVISIDGLTILLDRLDFMEGTPVLDIKPYLATRDLIFSANHGQLGQPRTREDLRESLMTQAVQFHGQARGDLALAARIIEHYRATHCELSDPGHYAVTAPVDRPVLIDGLIGITRSTPGRGTLQFGPSGVVQVGNVTYTLLTAADTDAQSILAALDDELFTAN, from the coding sequence GTGAGTGTTGAGTTCGCCATCCGCCCAGTGGGCTATGTCCGGTCGGAGATCTCTGACCGGAAAGCCATGCCCACATGGGGTGCCACGGCCGCTGTCGAGATCCTGCCCGAATACGCGGACGCTCTGCTGAAGATCGAGAAGCACTCCCATCTCTGGATTTTCGGCTGGCTGGGCCAGGGCCGGGACGAACGCAATGTACTGCAGGTGATTCCGCGTGGCGTCGTCGATCGCAGCCCCAGTGGATTGCACGGAGTGTTTGCCGTGCGCTCACCCGCGCGTCCGAACCCCATCGGTCTGACAGCCGCGCGTGTGATTTCCATCGATGGTCTGACAATCCTGCTCGACCGGCTCGACTTCATGGAAGGCACCCCGGTGCTGGACATCAAGCCCTATCTCGCCACCCGCGACCTCATCTTCTCAGCAAACCATGGTCAGTTGGGCCAGCCCCGCACGCGTGAGGATCTGCGCGAGTCACTGATGACCCAGGCCGTTCAGTTCCACGGGCAGGCGCGAGGCGATCTGGCGCTGGCGGCCAGAATCATCGAACATTACCGTGCGACGCACTGCGAACTGAGCGATCCGGGTCACTATGCCGTCACCGCACCTGTCGACCGGCCAGTACTGATCGACGGCCTCATCGGCATTACGCGCTCGACGCCCGGCCGAGGGACCTTGCAGTTCGGCCCGTCAGGCGTGGTGCAGGTGGGCAACGTCACCTACACTCTGCTCACGGCGGCCGACACCGATGCGCAGTCGATCCTGGCGGCCCTCGACGACGAGTTGTTTACTGCAAATTGA
- a CDS encoding sigma-70 family RNA polymerase sigma factor → MNRTYNPAYSGVPDSQLVNWAQQGDNAAFAELIERHTPTAKRMAYSILRDQSDVEDEVQNAFWKAYEHLGQFQQDAKFSTWLSRIVVNECLMRLRKERRMHLTYLDDGANGDEAVPLDLPDKSPGPELALAKSQVGGVLREEIRRIPALLRDVFVLREVQELPMPEVAGRLGISVAAAKSRLLRARQELRLRLDRHCGRLGAATLLG, encoded by the coding sequence TTGAATCGAACCTACAATCCCGCTTACTCCGGAGTGCCCGACAGCCAGCTCGTGAACTGGGCGCAGCAAGGCGACAATGCCGCTTTCGCCGAGTTGATCGAACGTCACACGCCGACGGCGAAACGTATGGCGTATTCCATTCTCCGAGATCAGTCCGATGTCGAGGACGAGGTCCAGAACGCCTTCTGGAAAGCCTACGAACATCTGGGGCAGTTTCAACAGGACGCCAAGTTCTCCACCTGGCTGTCACGGATTGTAGTCAACGAGTGCCTGATGCGTCTGAGAAAAGAGCGGCGCATGCACCTTACGTATCTGGACGACGGCGCAAATGGCGATGAGGCGGTGCCCCTCGACCTGCCGGACAAGTCACCCGGGCCTGAGTTGGCCTTGGCGAAGAGTCAGGTCGGAGGCGTCCTGCGCGAGGAGATACGGCGCATTCCAGCTCTGCTGCGGGACGTTTTCGTCCTGCGCGAGGTGCAGGAACTGCCGATGCCGGAAGTGGCCGGGCGCCTGGGCATCTCGGTAGCAGCGGCCAAGAGCCGTCTGTTGCGGGCCCGGCAGGAGTTGCGGCTCCGGCTCGACCGCCACTGCGGACGCCTGGGCGCGGCCACTCTCCTGGGGTAA
- a CDS encoding PhoH family protein: MKARVPLIRGLESFFGTRDENIRLLESGLSVTTRLTHDAIEIDGDDAPVGRAEQILKDYVALLEAGTKLSGEDINSFLKILVSDGTATLKTLTESGRNRNFGKKRINPKTPNQRAYLDMIERNDLVFGIGPAGTGKTYLAVAMAVSALLNKQVTRIILTRPAVEAGERLGFLPGTLQEKIDPYLRPLYDALFDMLDTERVEKSLERNIIEVAPLAFMRGRTLNDSFIILDEAQNCTAEQMKMFLTRQGFNSKMVVTGDLTQIDLPMGRRCGLSEALEVLRGLDGAGFLYFDERDVVRNPLVQRIVKAYEKYSEQNGTGRQMSLKLADGQVPPEEPKPGA, encoded by the coding sequence ATGAAAGCCCGCGTCCCCCTCATCCGCGGCCTCGAGTCCTTTTTTGGTACCCGAGACGAGAACATCCGTCTGCTGGAGTCGGGCCTTTCCGTCACCACAAGACTGACTCACGACGCCATCGAAATCGACGGCGACGATGCACCGGTAGGTCGTGCCGAGCAGATTCTCAAGGACTATGTCGCTCTGCTGGAGGCGGGCACGAAGCTTTCCGGGGAAGACATTAACAGTTTCCTCAAGATTCTCGTTTCCGACGGCACGGCAACCCTCAAGACACTCACGGAGAGCGGCAGGAACCGCAACTTCGGCAAAAAGCGAATCAACCCCAAAACGCCCAACCAGCGCGCCTATCTGGATATGATCGAGCGCAACGACCTGGTGTTCGGCATCGGCCCCGCCGGGACCGGCAAGACCTACCTGGCTGTGGCGATGGCGGTCTCGGCGCTGTTGAACAAGCAGGTAACGCGCATCATCCTGACCAGGCCGGCGGTCGAGGCCGGTGAACGGCTGGGCTTCCTGCCCGGCACGTTGCAGGAGAAGATCGATCCGTACCTGCGTCCACTGTATGATGCGCTGTTCGACATGCTGGACACCGAACGTGTGGAGAAGTCACTGGAGCGCAACATCATTGAAGTGGCGCCTCTCGCCTTCATGCGTGGACGCACGCTGAACGACAGCTTCATCATCCTCGACGAAGCCCAGAACTGCACGGCGGAGCAGATGAAGATGTTCCTGACCCGGCAGGGTTTCAATTCCAAGATGGTGGTCACCGGCGACCTGACGCAGATCGATCTTCCGATGGGCCGGCGGTGCGGCCTGAGTGAAGCCCTGGAAGTGCTGCGCGGTCTCGACGGGGCAGGTTTCTTGTATTTCGACGAGCGCGACGTGGTGCGGAACCCCCTGGTGCAGCGCATCGTAAAAGCTTACGAAAAGTACAGTGAACAGAATGGCACGGGCCGGCAGATGTCCCTGAAGCTGGCTGACGGTCAGGTGCCACCCGAAGAGCCGAAGCCCGGCGCATGA
- a CDS encoding BON domain-containing protein — MRILSLFLAFFFLFQTVAVFADDKASDDMIYDQVRRKLANDPDVKGGTLEVEVKDGTVTIKGSVENDKLKSKAERITKKVKGVKGVVNQLVIKPRGA; from the coding sequence ATGCGAATCCTATCCCTGTTTCTCGCCTTTTTCTTCCTTTTTCAGACCGTCGCCGTCTTTGCCGACGACAAAGCAAGCGACGACATGATCTACGATCAGGTGCGCCGCAAGCTGGCGAACGACCCGGACGTCAAGGGAGGCACCCTGGAAGTGGAAGTGAAGGACGGCACGGTCACCATCAAAGGCTCAGTCGAAAACGACAAGCTGAAGTCCAAAGCCGAACGCATCACCAAGAAGGTGAAGGGCGTCAAAGGTGTTGTGAATCAGCTCGTGATCAAGCCGCGCGGGGCCTAG
- a CDS encoding PSD1 and planctomycete cytochrome C domain-containing protein, translated as MRGARILWAAIAAAVSTSAQTKPDFSKDVQPIFAQRCVMCHGEKMAQNGVRLDDGDAALAGGYSGPVIVVGKSAESKLFQRISSTKKGFQMPPAGAPLTEAQITTIKGWIDSGAEWPRTAKAAKAARPAHWAYQPIRQPDAPDVRNKSWARNPIDKFVLARLEAEGIDPSPEASKTALLRRVSLDLTGLPPTPDEVTAFLADNRPDAYERQVDRLLLSPHYGEERAKHWLDLARYADSDGYEKDVVRPYAWRWRNYVIDSFNSDKPFDQFTIEQLAGDLLPHPNQEQLVATGFQRNSLTNREGGVDRKENRFDQLINRANTASTVWLGLTMGCAQCHDHKYDAISQKEYYSMFAFFDKADEVDIHAPMPGEMGSWMRSRPAYLEEVASLKKLYDVDELQTEWENAMRAAMDHPGQNLEWDFQLSAVITMFDRFAEILKTPPEKRSERDADAVFHWFIRNVGPMEGRDRDRLLGIRDLGRRIARLDARQPRLTEANIMAELPSPPATHLAIKGDYRSPGVEVEPGTLAVLPPLPAGAPRNRLTLARWLVSKDNPLTARVTVNRLWQDMFGRGLVKTSEDFGTQGDKPSHPALLDWLAADFRENGWSVKHTLKTIVMSATYRQSSRIRPDLKDKDPENILLARQSRVRLEAENIRDSALAASGLLDPGIGGPSVHPPQPKGVAELGYANSVKWVNDEGPSRYRRGLYIHFQRTTPYPMLMNFDRPDSNVSCSRRGKSNSPLQALNLMNDPVFYEAAQALALRVNHEAQPGKRIDYLFELTLGRDPSIRERERVQKLIDQQATATATDQAQATALLPLQPQNAAWTTAARALLNLEEFITRE; from the coding sequence ATGAGGGGCGCCCGTATTCTATGGGCCGCCATTGCGGCGGCTGTTTCCACGTCTGCACAGACGAAGCCCGATTTCTCAAAGGACGTCCAGCCCATCTTTGCCCAGAGATGTGTGATGTGCCATGGCGAAAAAATGGCCCAGAATGGCGTACGGCTGGACGATGGCGATGCCGCCCTTGCCGGCGGGTATTCCGGCCCTGTGATCGTTGTGGGCAAGAGCGCCGAGTCGAAGCTGTTCCAGCGCATCTCCAGCACAAAGAAGGGCTTTCAGATGCCGCCCGCCGGTGCGCCACTGACCGAGGCCCAGATCACGACCATTAAGGGTTGGATCGACTCCGGTGCCGAATGGCCTCGGACGGCCAAAGCCGCCAAGGCCGCGCGCCCCGCCCACTGGGCCTATCAACCCATCCGGCAGCCGGATGCGCCTGATGTTCGCAACAAGTCGTGGGCCCGCAATCCAATCGACAAGTTCGTTCTCGCGCGTCTCGAAGCCGAAGGCATTGACCCCTCGCCCGAGGCATCCAAAACCGCCCTGTTGCGCCGCGTTTCGCTGGATCTCACAGGCCTGCCGCCCACCCCGGACGAGGTGACCGCGTTCCTGGCCGACAATCGCCCCGACGCCTACGAGCGACAGGTGGATCGCCTGCTGTTGTCGCCGCACTATGGCGAAGAGCGCGCAAAGCACTGGCTCGACCTGGCCCGTTACGCCGACAGCGACGGTTACGAGAAGGATGTGGTACGGCCCTACGCCTGGCGCTGGCGCAATTACGTCATCGACTCCTTCAATAGCGACAAACCGTTCGATCAGTTCACCATCGAGCAGTTGGCTGGTGATCTGCTGCCGCATCCCAACCAGGAGCAACTGGTGGCCACTGGGTTCCAGCGCAACTCGCTCACCAACCGGGAGGGCGGCGTCGACCGCAAGGAGAATCGGTTCGACCAGCTCATCAATCGCGCCAATACCGCCAGCACGGTCTGGCTGGGATTGACGATGGGTTGCGCGCAGTGCCACGACCACAAGTACGACGCCATCAGCCAGAAGGAGTACTACTCGATGTTCGCCTTCTTCGATAAGGCGGACGAGGTGGACATCCATGCGCCGATGCCCGGTGAGATGGGCTCCTGGATGCGGTCGCGGCCCGCTTACCTCGAAGAGGTTGCCTCGCTGAAGAAGCTGTACGATGTGGACGAACTCCAGACGGAGTGGGAGAACGCGATGCGGGCGGCCATGGACCATCCGGGGCAGAATCTGGAATGGGACTTCCAGCTCTCGGCCGTAATCACAATGTTTGACCGCTTCGCCGAGATCCTCAAGACGCCGCCCGAGAAGCGTAGCGAACGCGACGCCGACGCCGTCTTCCATTGGTTCATCCGCAATGTCGGCCCAATGGAAGGGCGCGACCGGGACCGCCTGCTGGGCATCAGGGATCTAGGCCGCCGCATCGCACGGCTTGACGCCCGTCAGCCTCGCTTGACCGAGGCGAATATCATGGCCGAGCTGCCTTCGCCGCCGGCCACCCACTTGGCGATCAAGGGCGACTACCGGTCACCGGGCGTGGAAGTGGAGCCGGGTACGTTGGCCGTCCTTCCGCCTCTCCCCGCCGGTGCGCCGCGCAACCGTCTGACGCTGGCCCGCTGGCTCGTATCGAAAGACAACCCGCTCACCGCCCGGGTCACCGTCAATCGCCTGTGGCAGGACATGTTCGGCCGCGGTCTGGTGAAGACGTCGGAAGACTTCGGGACCCAGGGCGACAAGCCCTCGCATCCCGCACTGCTCGACTGGTTGGCGGCCGACTTCCGCGAGAACGGCTGGAGCGTCAAACACACGCTGAAGACCATTGTGATGTCGGCCACTTACCGGCAGAGCTCGCGCATCCGTCCGGATCTCAAGGACAAGGACCCCGAAAACATTCTGCTGGCCCGGCAGTCCCGCGTGCGTCTCGAGGCCGAGAATATTCGTGACTCCGCGCTGGCGGCCAGCGGTCTGCTGGACCCCGGCATCGGTGGCCCCAGCGTCCATCCGCCGCAGCCGAAAGGCGTGGCCGAGCTCGGCTATGCGAACAGTGTGAAGTGGGTGAACGACGAGGGGCCCAGCCGGTATCGCCGGGGCCTGTACATCCACTTCCAGCGCACGACGCCGTACCCAATGCTGATGAACTTCGACCGGCCGGATTCGAATGTATCGTGCTCCCGGCGCGGCAAGTCGAATTCGCCCCTGCAGGCCCTGAACCTGATGAACGACCCCGTTTTCTACGAGGCGGCCCAGGCGCTGGCTCTGCGCGTGAACCACGAAGCCCAGCCTGGCAAGCGCATCGACTATCTTTTCGAGCTCACCCTGGGCCGCGACCCCTCCATCCGCGAGCGGGAGCGGGTCCAGAAGCTGATTGACCAGCAAGCGACGGCCACGGCGACTGATCAGGCTCAGGCCACGGCTCTGCTGCCGTTGCAGCCGCAGAACGCCGCGTGGACCACGGCGGCTCGCGCGCTGCTGAATCTCGAAGAGTTCATTACCAGGGAGTAG